In one window of Massilibacterium senegalense DNA:
- the hslV gene encoding ATP-dependent protease subunit HslV, producing the protein MDQTFHATTILAVQHNGKCAMAGDGQVTFGNSVVMKHTAKKVRRLYHNQVIAGFAGSVADAFTLFEKFESRLEAYHGNLQRASVELAKEWRGDKMLRQLEAMLIVMNKEEILLISGTGEVIQPDDGILAIGSGGNYALSAARALKRYNKDMTAKEIAKASLQIASELCVYTNDHIIVEEIAE; encoded by the coding sequence ATGGATCAAACGTTTCATGCCACAACAATTTTAGCTGTTCAACATAACGGGAAATGTGCAATGGCTGGTGATGGTCAAGTAACATTTGGAAATAGCGTCGTGATGAAACATACCGCTAAAAAAGTACGTCGCCTGTATCATAATCAAGTGATTGCTGGGTTTGCTGGTTCTGTAGCAGATGCTTTTACATTATTTGAAAAGTTTGAATCTCGTTTAGAAGCATACCATGGTAATTTACAACGTGCGAGTGTGGAATTAGCAAAGGAGTGGCGCGGTGATAAAATGTTACGTCAATTAGAAGCGATGCTAATTGTCATGAATAAAGAAGAAATTTTATTAATCTCTGGAACAGGTGAGGTCATTCAACCAGATGACGGTATTTTAGCAATCGGATCTGGTGGTAATTATGCATTAAGTGCTGCTAGAGCATTAAAGCGTTACAACAAAGATATGACCGCAAAAGAAATTGCAAAAGCTTCTTTACAGATTGCTTCAGAGTTATGTGTTTATACAAATGATCATATCATTGTAGAAGAAATAGCAGAATAA
- the fliE gene encoding flagellar hook-basal body complex protein FliE, whose translation MPNLINGVPTIGVVKSMAPSSVKPTPMEAQQSFKTALNDAINKTNQLQVDGQGALEKLIQGQDIDLHEVMIAQQKALVSLQTTVEVRNKVIEAYQEVMRMQV comes from the coding sequence ATGCCTAATTTAATAAACGGAGTACCTACGATAGGCGTAGTAAAATCGATGGCACCATCTTCGGTAAAACCTACACCAATGGAAGCGCAACAGTCGTTTAAAACTGCTTTGAATGATGCAATAAATAAAACGAACCAACTACAAGTAGATGGGCAAGGGGCACTAGAAAAATTAATACAAGGACAAGATATAGATTTGCACGAAGTGATGATTGCACAACAAAAGGCTTTAGTCTCACTACAAACGACAGTAGAAGTTCGAAATAAGGTCATTGAAGCTTATCAAGAAGTAATGAGAATGCAAGTGTAA
- the codY gene encoding GTP-sensing pleiotropic transcriptional regulator CodY, translated as MKLLDKTRKINAMLQESAGEPVNFKEMAETLRDVIEANIFVVSRRGKLLGYAIKQEIENDRMKQMLEKRQFPEEYTKSLFNVTVTSPNLDIDSEYTAFPIENKELFASGLTTIVPIIGGGERLGTLVLARLIAPFSDDDLLLAEYGATVVGMEILREKSEEIEMEARSKAVVQMAINSLSYSELEAIEHIFEELDGKEGLLVASKVADRVGITRSVIVNALRKLESAGVIESRSLGMKGTYIKVLNDKFLDELTKIKER; from the coding sequence ATGAAATTATTAGATAAAACTCGTAAAATTAACGCAATGCTTCAAGAATCAGCAGGAGAACCAGTTAATTTTAAAGAAATGGCGGAAACTTTACGAGATGTGATAGAGGCCAATATTTTCGTTGTGAGTCGTCGTGGCAAATTATTAGGATACGCCATTAAACAAGAAATTGAAAATGATCGTATGAAACAAATGCTTGAAAAACGTCAGTTCCCAGAAGAATATACAAAAAGTTTATTTAATGTTACGGTTACTTCTCCGAATTTAGATATTGACAGCGAATACACTGCTTTTCCGATTGAAAACAAAGAATTGTTTGCATCTGGATTAACCACTATTGTACCTATTATCGGTGGTGGCGAGCGCTTAGGAACGTTAGTATTAGCACGTCTAATTGCGCCTTTTTCAGATGATGATTTATTGTTAGCAGAGTACGGTGCAACGGTGGTAGGAATGGAGATTTTACGTGAAAAATCGGAAGAAATTGAAATGGAAGCACGAAGTAAAGCGGTAGTTCAAATGGCAATCAATTCATTATCATATAGCGAATTAGAAGCCATTGAACATATTTTTGAAGAATTAGACGGGAAAGAAGGATTATTAGTAGCTAGTAAAGTGGCAGATCGTGTAGGTATTACACGTTCTGTTATCGTCAATGCATTGCGTAAATTAGAAAGTGCTGGTGTGATTGAATCACGTTCGCTTGGGATGAAAGGGACGTATATTAAAGTATTAAACGATAAATTTTTGGATGAATTAACAAAAATTAAAGAACGGTAA
- the topA gene encoding type I DNA topoisomerase, producing MGQYLVIVESPAKAKTIQRYLGKRYTVKASMGHVRDLPKSQMGVDVEHNYEPKYITIRGKGPVLKELKKEAKKAQKIYLAADPDREGEAIAWHLAHVLGVDENSDCRVVFNEITKDAIKDAFKTPRSINMDLVDAQQARRVLDRLVGYNISPLLWKKVKKGLSAGRVQSVALRLIVEREREIETFVPEEYWSIKVMFENEGQIFEADFVTVDGQKLKLKNEQDVLQVVNRLTSDDYIVQSVKMRERKRNPAPPFITSSLQQEAARKLNFRTKKTMMIAQQLYEGVEMGKEGTVGLITYMRTDSTRISETAQQEAKSYIESTFGKEFIATEQRKTKNKANAQDAHEAIRPTSILREPGIVKSFLSNDQYRLYKLIWERFVASQMAPAILDTMAVDIAQNGVVFRANGAKIKFKGFMKVYVEDTDDGKKEEEKWLPSLSENQVVKKENIESKQHFTQPPPRYSEARLVRTLEELGIGRPSTYAPTLDTIQRRGYVALEDKRFVPTELGEIVLELVMEFFADIIDVDFTANLEHSLDEVEEGKAEWIAVIDAFYKEFEKKLVVAEEEMKHVEIKDEPAGEQCEKCGSEMVYKMGRYGKFMACSNFPDCRNTKPIVKEIGVKCPKCKEGNIIERKSKKSRIFYGCDCYPACDFVSWDKPIARPCPKCNSMLVEKKSKKGKQVVCTECDYQEEQQ from the coding sequence ATGGGACAATATTTAGTAATTGTGGAATCTCCTGCTAAAGCAAAGACGATACAACGCTATCTAGGAAAGAGATATACAGTGAAAGCATCAATGGGACATGTTAGGGATTTACCTAAAAGTCAAATGGGTGTAGATGTAGAACACAATTATGAACCGAAATATATTACGATTCGTGGAAAAGGTCCAGTTTTAAAAGAATTAAAAAAAGAAGCGAAAAAAGCACAGAAAATATATTTAGCAGCTGACCCTGACCGAGAAGGGGAAGCGATTGCATGGCACTTAGCACACGTATTAGGTGTAGATGAAAATAGTGATTGTCGAGTTGTCTTTAATGAAATTACAAAAGATGCAATTAAGGATGCGTTCAAAACGCCAAGATCCATTAATATGGATCTTGTAGATGCGCAACAAGCAAGACGTGTGTTAGACCGATTAGTAGGATACAATATTAGCCCTTTATTATGGAAGAAAGTAAAAAAAGGATTGAGTGCAGGGCGGGTACAATCGGTTGCACTTCGGCTTATTGTAGAACGAGAACGAGAAATTGAAACGTTTGTTCCAGAAGAATATTGGTCGATTAAAGTAATGTTTGAAAACGAAGGACAAATATTCGAGGCTGATTTTGTAACTGTTGATGGACAAAAGCTAAAATTAAAAAACGAACAAGACGTTTTACAAGTTGTCAATCGATTAACATCGGATGATTACATTGTTCAATCCGTCAAAATGCGCGAACGTAAAAGAAATCCGGCACCGCCTTTTATTACTTCTAGCTTACAACAAGAGGCGGCGAGAAAATTAAACTTCCGTACGAAAAAGACAATGATGATTGCTCAACAACTGTATGAAGGGGTTGAGATGGGAAAAGAAGGTACGGTCGGGTTAATTACGTATATGCGTACGGATTCTACAAGAATTTCAGAAACAGCCCAACAGGAAGCGAAAAGTTATATCGAGTCTACATTTGGTAAAGAATTTATCGCGACAGAACAACGAAAAACAAAAAACAAAGCGAATGCACAAGATGCTCATGAAGCAATTAGACCAACGTCAATTTTACGGGAACCAGGCATTGTAAAATCATTTTTAAGCAATGATCAGTATCGTTTATACAAATTAATTTGGGAACGTTTTGTTGCGAGTCAAATGGCACCAGCAATTTTAGATACAATGGCGGTGGACATTGCACAAAACGGGGTTGTGTTCCGAGCGAATGGTGCGAAAATTAAATTTAAAGGTTTTATGAAAGTATATGTAGAGGATACCGATGACGGCAAAAAAGAAGAAGAAAAATGGTTGCCAAGTTTGTCAGAAAACCAAGTGGTGAAAAAAGAAAATATAGAATCAAAACAACATTTTACACAACCACCACCACGGTATTCAGAAGCTCGTTTAGTACGTACGTTAGAAGAGTTAGGAATTGGTCGTCCATCCACGTATGCACCAACGCTTGATACGATTCAACGTCGCGGGTACGTTGCGTTAGAGGACAAACGTTTTGTGCCTACGGAATTAGGAGAAATTGTTTTAGAATTAGTGATGGAATTTTTCGCTGATATTATCGATGTTGATTTTACCGCTAACCTTGAACATAGCCTAGATGAAGTAGAAGAAGGAAAAGCAGAGTGGATTGCGGTTATTGATGCCTTTTATAAAGAATTCGAGAAAAAACTAGTCGTAGCAGAAGAAGAAATGAAACATGTGGAAATTAAAGATGAACCTGCTGGCGAACAATGTGAAAAATGCGGAAGTGAAATGGTGTATAAAATGGGACGTTACGGTAAATTTATGGCGTGCTCTAACTTCCCGGATTGTCGAAATACAAAACCAATCGTGAAAGAAATCGGTGTAAAATGTCCAAAATGTAAAGAAGGAAATATTATTGAACGTAAAAGTAAAAAATCACGTATTTTTTATGGGTGTGATTGTTATCCAGCGTGTGATTTTGTATCTTGGGATAAACCGATTGCCCGTCCGTGTCCAAAATGTAACAGCATGCTTGTGGAGAAAAAATCAAAAAAAGGCAAGCAAGTCGTTTGTACGGAATGTGACTATCAAGAAGAACAGCAATAG
- the flgB gene encoding flagellar basal body rod protein FlgB, producing MELFSRPLFPMMEQTLRQSSMKQKVIAQNLANYDTPGYKSKDVVFKNELNRALQSQEMKANRTHLKHVDFKYSNSLSTIISKSNHLTMNNNGNSVDIDKETTDMAKNQLYYNSVIEGLNSEFQKLKLAARGGR from the coding sequence ATGGAATTATTTTCTAGGCCATTATTCCCGATGATGGAACAAACATTACGTCAATCGTCGATGAAACAAAAAGTAATTGCACAAAATTTAGCAAATTATGATACTCCGGGATATAAGTCAAAGGACGTAGTTTTTAAAAATGAATTAAATCGTGCTTTACAATCACAAGAAATGAAAGCAAATCGAACGCATCTTAAACATGTAGATTTTAAATATAGTAATTCTTTATCTACTATTATTTCAAAATCCAACCACTTAACGATGAATAATAATGGAAACAGCGTAGATATTGATAAAGAAACAACAGATATGGCGAAAAATCAACTTTATTATAATTCGGTAATAGAAGGATTAAATAGTGAATTTCAAAAATTAAAATTAGCAGCTAGAGGAGGACGATAA
- the dprA gene encoding DNA-processing protein DprA, whose amino-acid sequence MTEERALVVLHHCRGVGYGTLEKIVKRNLSFSTFLSLSPKEWVHQQFIKKENLSKFQEDLQRINYSNLKRVYEKRGITIITILDERYPAPLKEIDTPPFVLYAKGRIEWLSVYQMIAIVGSRKMSTFAKKNLEKILPPLLQENWIIVSGLAKGVDTLTHNMTMALGGKTIGVLGSGFGYIYPKENKAIMEQMGNEQLLITEYPFHYPPNKWQFPFRNRIISGLTRGTFVLEAKERSGSLITANYALEQGREVFACPGPPSLEAFVGTNELILNGAKLVQNGQDILEELPKFMR is encoded by the coding sequence ATGACAGAAGAACGAGCATTAGTTGTTTTGCACCATTGTCGCGGTGTAGGATATGGCACATTAGAAAAAATAGTAAAACGAAACCTATCATTTTCCACATTCCTCTCACTTTCTCCAAAAGAATGGGTACACCAACAATTTATTAAAAAAGAAAATCTATCTAAGTTTCAAGAAGACCTCCAACGTATCAACTATTCCAACTTAAAACGTGTGTATGAAAAAAGAGGAATTACCATTATTACTATTTTAGATGAAAGATATCCCGCCCCTTTAAAAGAAATTGATACCCCTCCATTTGTTTTATATGCGAAAGGACGTATAGAATGGCTCTCTGTGTATCAAATGATAGCGATTGTCGGAAGTAGGAAAATGAGTACATTTGCTAAAAAAAATCTAGAAAAAATTTTACCTCCCCTTTTACAAGAAAATTGGATAATTGTGAGCGGATTAGCAAAAGGGGTCGATACGTTAACGCACAACATGACGATGGCATTAGGAGGGAAAACAATTGGTGTGCTAGGTTCAGGATTTGGGTATATATATCCGAAAGAAAACAAAGCAATAATGGAACAAATGGGGAACGAGCAATTGTTGATAACCGAATATCCCTTTCATTATCCACCTAATAAATGGCAATTCCCGTTTAGAAACCGAATTATTAGTGGATTAACAAGAGGAACTTTCGTGTTGGAAGCAAAGGAACGAAGTGGTTCATTAATTACAGCAAATTATGCATTAGAGCAAGGACGAGAAGTATTTGCTTGTCCTGGTCCACCAAGTTTAGAAGCGTTTGTTGGGACGAATGAATTGATTTTAAATGGGGCAAAATTAGTCCAAAACGGACAAGATATTTTAGAAGAATTACCGAAATTTATGCGATAA
- the hslU gene encoding ATP-dependent protease ATPase subunit HslU, whose translation MQALTPKEIVNQLDRYIVGQKKAKRAVAIALRNRYRRSKLKEELREEIIPKNILMIGPTGVGKTEIARRLAKMVRAPFVKVEATKFTEVGYVGRDVESMVRDLVETSIRLIKTEKMQSVKQKAEEQADDRIVEILVPVKKQTQTFKNPFEMLFNTQQQTEEKDDTVQQENLQQKRIQTKKLLKLGELEDRVITVEIEEQQQNMFDLFQGTGMEQMGMNVQDMLGSIMPKKKKKRKVTVREARKILTQEEAQKLIDMDEVIAEAVFKAEESGIIFIDEIDKIAGKNHHSADVSREGVQRDILPIVEGSTVVTKYGAVKTDHILFIAAGAFHISKPSDLIPELQGRFPIRVELSSLSIEDFISILVEPNNALLKQYVAMLETEGIKVSFTDEAIHKLAEIATQVNEQTDDIGARRLHTVLEKLLEDLSFEAPEITLEEIMITKEYVEEKLQSIAKNRDLSQFIL comes from the coding sequence ATGCAAGCGTTAACACCAAAAGAAATTGTGAATCAATTAGACCGATATATTGTTGGACAAAAAAAGGCAAAGCGAGCGGTTGCGATTGCGCTTAGAAATCGATATCGTCGCAGTAAATTAAAAGAGGAATTGCGCGAAGAAATTATTCCTAAAAATATTTTAATGATTGGTCCGACTGGTGTCGGAAAAACAGAAATTGCTAGAAGATTGGCAAAAATGGTTCGAGCTCCTTTTGTAAAAGTAGAGGCGACGAAATTTACGGAAGTTGGATACGTTGGTCGTGATGTAGAATCCATGGTTCGAGATTTAGTGGAAACGAGTATTCGTCTTATAAAAACAGAAAAAATGCAATCTGTGAAACAAAAAGCAGAAGAACAAGCAGATGACCGAATTGTAGAAATTCTTGTTCCAGTAAAAAAACAAACGCAAACCTTTAAAAATCCGTTTGAAATGTTATTTAATACACAACAGCAAACAGAAGAAAAAGATGATACCGTTCAACAAGAAAATCTGCAACAAAAACGAATTCAAACAAAAAAATTATTAAAACTTGGAGAATTAGAAGACCGAGTTATTACGGTTGAAATCGAAGAACAGCAACAAAATATGTTTGATTTATTTCAAGGAACGGGAATGGAACAAATGGGCATGAACGTTCAAGATATGCTAGGATCGATTATGCCTAAGAAAAAGAAAAAAAGAAAAGTAACTGTCCGAGAAGCGAGAAAAATTTTAACGCAAGAAGAAGCACAAAAATTGATTGACATGGACGAGGTAATTGCAGAAGCGGTTTTTAAAGCAGAGGAATCAGGAATTATTTTTATTGATGAAATAGACAAAATAGCAGGGAAAAATCATCATTCTGCGGATGTTTCGCGTGAAGGAGTACAACGTGACATTTTGCCAATTGTCGAAGGTTCGACGGTTGTAACGAAATATGGCGCTGTAAAAACAGATCATATTTTATTTATTGCAGCTGGTGCTTTTCATATTTCAAAACCATCGGATTTAATTCCAGAATTACAAGGGCGATTCCCAATTCGCGTGGAATTATCGAGTCTATCGATTGAGGACTTTATTTCTATTCTCGTAGAACCAAATAATGCTTTATTAAAACAATATGTAGCAATGCTTGAAACAGAGGGTATAAAAGTTTCGTTTACAGACGAAGCTATCCATAAATTAGCAGAAATTGCAACGCAAGTGAACGAACAAACCGATGATATCGGTGCAAGACGTCTGCACACTGTTCTTGAAAAATTGTTAGAAGATCTTTCGTTCGAAGCGCCAGAGATTACGTTAGAAGAAATAATGATTACAAAAGAATATGTAGAAGAAAAACTGCAGTCGATTGCGAAAAATCGAGATCTTAGTCAATTTATATTGTAG
- the xerC gene encoding tyrosine recombinase XerC: MSVKEDIQSFIVYLQVEKNYSPHTILNYEEDIHHFVAFMKQQKLHCFAAVSYAYIRLYLSELYENPYERTSISRKISCLRTFYRFLERENIVSKNPFLMTVLPKKKQRLPNFLYEEEMNELFSISDCSTPVGQRDQAILELLYSSGLRVSECVGITIAHLDFQFETVFVKGKGRKERYVPIGHFALEALKTYIENGRKHLLKKNSEKCDTLFLNQRGKPLTTRGIHYIINKLIEQSSLTGHISPHTLRHTFATHLLNNGADLRSVQELLGHSNLSTTQIYTHVTKERLREVYMKAHPRSE, encoded by the coding sequence ATGAGTGTGAAAGAAGATATTCAATCTTTTATCGTTTATTTACAAGTAGAAAAGAACTATTCACCTCATACCATTTTAAATTATGAAGAAGATATCCATCATTTTGTAGCGTTTATGAAGCAGCAGAAACTTCATTGTTTTGCTGCTGTTTCTTATGCTTATATTCGTCTTTACCTTTCCGAATTATATGAAAATCCTTATGAACGAACATCGATTTCTCGAAAAATATCGTGTTTACGAACTTTTTACCGTTTTTTAGAACGAGAAAATATCGTTTCGAAAAATCCTTTCTTAATGACGGTTCTCCCAAAGAAGAAGCAACGATTGCCTAATTTTTTATACGAAGAAGAAATGAATGAATTATTTTCCATCTCCGATTGTTCTACACCTGTTGGGCAACGTGATCAAGCGATTTTAGAATTGCTGTATAGCTCTGGGTTACGTGTAAGTGAATGTGTAGGAATTACGATTGCTCATCTTGATTTCCAATTTGAAACCGTATTTGTAAAAGGAAAAGGAAGAAAAGAGCGTTATGTGCCGATTGGGCATTTTGCGTTAGAAGCTCTAAAAACGTATATAGAAAATGGACGTAAGCATTTATTGAAAAAGAATTCAGAAAAATGTGATACACTATTTTTGAATCAAAGGGGAAAACCTTTGACGACAAGAGGAATTCACTATATTATAAATAAGCTTATAGAACAATCATCTCTAACAGGACATATTTCTCCCCATACGCTTCGTCATACGTTTGCTACCCATTTATTAAACAATGGTGCAGATTTACGTTCTGTTCAAGAATTATTGGGACATTCGAATCTTTCAACAACGCAAATTTATACACATGTAACAAAAGAACGTTTACGAGAAGTTTATATGAAAGCCCATCCAAGAAGTGAATAA
- the trmFO gene encoding FADH(2)-oxidizing methylenetetrahydrofolate--tRNA-(uracil(54)-C(5))-methyltransferase TrmFO, whose product MEFVNVIGAGLAGSEAAWQLANRGVKVKLYEMRPKKQTPAHHTDKFAELVCSNSLRANALTNAVGVLKEEMRRMNSVIIRAADEAQVPAGGALAVDRHDFSERVTNYVKEHENIEVLYEEVTEIPEGPTVIATGPLTSESFAKAIQEITGEEYLYFYDAAAPIIEKDSINMDKVYLKSRYDKGEAAYLNCPMTKEEFEAFYEALITAECAPLKEFEKEFYFEGCMPFEVMATRGQKTLLFGPMKPVGLEDPKTGKRPYAVAQLRQDDSAGTLYNIVGFQTHLKWGEQKRIIQMIPGLEEAEIVRYGVMHRNTFLNSPALLKPTYQLKAVDHLFLAGQMTGVEGYVESAASGLIAGLNASQFVKGKELFVLPKETVIGSMAHYITTTNVKHFQPMNANFGLLPPLDVRMKNKKERYEQLANRALETIQNFVSIL is encoded by the coding sequence GTGGAGTTTGTAAATGTCATTGGTGCTGGTCTTGCTGGAAGTGAGGCAGCATGGCAATTAGCAAATCGTGGTGTGAAAGTAAAGTTATATGAAATGCGTCCGAAAAAACAAACACCTGCACATCATACCGATAAGTTTGCGGAATTAGTATGTAGTAACTCACTTCGAGCAAACGCATTAACAAATGCAGTCGGTGTGTTAAAAGAAGAAATGAGACGAATGAACTCGGTCATTATTCGAGCTGCAGATGAAGCTCAAGTACCTGCAGGGGGGGCACTTGCAGTTGATCGCCATGATTTTAGCGAACGAGTAACGAATTATGTAAAAGAACACGAAAACATAGAAGTACTCTACGAGGAAGTGACAGAAATTCCTGAAGGACCGACTGTCATTGCTACGGGTCCGCTAACTTCCGAATCGTTTGCAAAAGCAATTCAAGAAATAACCGGAGAAGAATATTTATATTTTTATGATGCAGCGGCTCCTATCATCGAAAAAGATAGTATTAATATGGATAAAGTGTATTTAAAATCACGGTATGATAAAGGGGAAGCAGCCTATTTAAATTGTCCGATGACAAAAGAGGAATTTGAAGCCTTTTATGAAGCGCTCATAACAGCAGAATGTGCCCCATTAAAAGAATTTGAGAAAGAATTTTATTTTGAAGGCTGTATGCCATTTGAAGTAATGGCAACACGTGGTCAAAAGACATTATTATTCGGGCCAATGAAACCAGTAGGCTTAGAAGACCCAAAAACAGGAAAAAGACCGTATGCTGTTGCTCAATTAAGACAAGATGATAGTGCTGGTACGCTGTACAACATCGTTGGATTCCAAACGCATTTAAAATGGGGCGAACAAAAACGAATTATTCAAATGATTCCTGGATTAGAAGAAGCGGAAATTGTTCGATATGGTGTGATGCACCGCAATACTTTTTTAAATTCCCCAGCATTGCTTAAACCAACGTACCAATTAAAAGCTGTAGATCATTTATTCCTTGCGGGGCAAATGACTGGTGTGGAAGGATATGTTGAAAGTGCGGCATCAGGCTTAATTGCGGGATTGAATGCAAGCCAATTTGTGAAAGGGAAAGAACTGTTTGTTTTGCCAAAAGAAACGGTGATTGGTAGTATGGCACATTATATTACTACGACAAATGTGAAACATTTCCAACCGATGAACGCAAACTTTGGATTATTGCCACCACTTGATGTTCGAATGAAAAACAAAAAAGAGCGGTACGAGCAACTCGCTAATCGAGCGCTTGAAACAATTCAGAATTTTGTGTCAATATTATAA
- the flgC gene encoding flagellar basal body rod protein FlgC: protein MGIFYGINTTASALTAQRLRMDVVSSNMSNIDTTRERMVDGEWEPYRRKMVVMESKEGTNFKNFLNLAQNKVNNPGNGVLVKRIVEDQTPFKQMYNPDHPDANELGYVQYPNVDPLKEMVDMMSATRSYEANVTSLNASKNMLLKALEIGK, encoded by the coding sequence ATGGGTATTTTTTACGGAATCAACACAACTGCATCAGCCTTAACTGCGCAACGTTTACGGATGGATGTTGTTTCTTCTAATATGTCTAATATCGATACAACAAGAGAAAGAATGGTAGATGGGGAATGGGAACCATATCGTAGGAAAATGGTAGTAATGGAGTCGAAAGAAGGAACCAACTTTAAAAATTTTTTAAATTTAGCTCAAAATAAGGTGAATAATCCTGGTAATGGGGTATTAGTAAAAAGGATAGTAGAGGATCAAACCCCATTTAAACAAATGTATAATCCGGATCATCCTGATGCGAACGAACTAGGGTACGTTCAGTATCCGAATGTAGATCCGTTAAAAGAAATGGTAGATATGATGAGTGCTACTAGATCGTATGAAGCAAATGTTACATCGTTAAATGCATCAAAAAATATGCTTTTAAAAGCACTTGAAATAGGGAAATAG